In Micromonospora sp. WMMD980, the following are encoded in one genomic region:
- a CDS encoding class II aldolase/adducin family protein gives MAERRTPEQERAHRRRQLVLTVRAFALAGFDEGAGGHVTARDPIEPDTFWINPFGRHFGHVRDDDLLRVDHAGEVVDGTGRVNPAGYAIHSAIHKARPDVAAAAHTHSIHGRAFSALGRSLAPITQDACAFFEDHEVHDEYGGVVLDGAEGDRIAATLGAGKAVVLRNHGLLTVGGSVAEAAWWFLAMDRCCQVQLLAQAAGELVLIPDEAARAARADIGTPGIARLNFRPVAEHVLAVSPDLTA, from the coding sequence GTGGCTGAGCGACGCACCCCCGAGCAGGAACGGGCCCACCGGCGTCGGCAGCTGGTGCTGACCGTGCGCGCGTTCGCGCTGGCCGGCTTCGACGAGGGCGCCGGCGGGCACGTGACCGCCCGGGACCCGATCGAGCCGGACACCTTCTGGATCAACCCGTTCGGCCGGCACTTCGGCCACGTCCGCGACGACGACCTGCTGCGGGTCGACCACGCCGGCGAGGTGGTCGACGGCACGGGCCGGGTCAACCCCGCCGGGTACGCCATCCACTCCGCGATCCACAAGGCCCGGCCGGACGTGGCGGCCGCCGCGCACACCCACTCGATCCACGGCCGGGCGTTCTCCGCGCTGGGCCGGTCGCTCGCGCCGATCACCCAGGACGCCTGCGCGTTCTTCGAGGACCACGAGGTCCACGACGAGTACGGCGGGGTGGTGCTCGACGGCGCGGAGGGCGACCGGATCGCCGCGACGCTGGGCGCCGGCAAGGCGGTCGTGCTGCGCAACCACGGCCTGCTCACGGTCGGTGGCTCGGTCGCCGAAGCGGCCTGGTGGTTCCTCGCCATGGACCGCTGCTGCCAGGTGCAGCTGCTCGCCCAGGCCGCGGGCGAGCTGGTCCTGATCCCCGACGAGGCGGCCCGGGCGGCGCGCGCGGACATCGGCACCCCCGGGATCGCCCGGCTCAACTTCCGGCCGGTGGCCGAGCACGTCCTGGCGGTCAGCCCGGACCTGACGGCCTGA